ctatgtttcaggtgcggaataacaagaaacttaggtagaaatagcttgcacttcactttaatctactgttttattgatttatcaACGTTTACCGCTCAAtagtcacaccggcagcacctcggtatggaattcatcaaagttacaaatgagttcgcttcaagggtatatatagtgttcaggtttcgcttcaagtgacaTGTTTACTGAAGCGGAACCTCATGCGAacacataagcggaaccacaTGTTTAAGCAAGCGAAACCTATCTCTAaagaccctataagcgaaacctcttccTAAAGCACATAcattctcctgttttctcgtatattgagccctaatctatacaatacaatgtaggactcgatctaagacgaaatcaacagatgtagtgtaCCAACATTTCCTTCTCCAgatcttggagaatattctgGTGGATGAATGTAGGAGCAGAGTCACCGGAGCTGGATCTAGTCTGCCTCGCCATAATAGTCGCCGGAATATTGAGCAAAATGAAAGGAGAAGATGAAGTTGAGAGAGAATTGTTTACCTTTTTCTCTTCGGTAAGGGTTAAATGGGGATAAGCATGAGAAGATATAGGGAAGCAATGAGTAAATATAGACTGAGCGGTTACAAGCAGTCACATCAAGTCTTATCTCTTAATTACCTGGGTATTCGTGAAAAAATGTAACTGTTAGTATCAGGATacttaacggtaacatttttggggacaattgttatgggtgaaattctgagcccatatcctggtcAATATCTTAAGCTATATCTTATTTATACGATATGTGTTCATGCccgggatgctgattcaggatattggtaacatcttGGAAAGGtatcctgaggatcactaacggattatgtgcaggAGCTCGTGCTCAAGCTTGCAACGTTCATGAGGACCTTTTCTCCGGAAGACTCGCTCTAAGTTGTTCGAAGAGGGACGTTGAACCCGCTTTACCTGGTCTCCAACGGCTACTAGAGAATATTCGAAGGCATCCCATACTTATAGGAGGTTTTGTTTTCGTTTACTAGCTATAAATAGGTGGATAAATCAGATCAAATAGGACACAACAACAACACCCACTGCTCTCTCACACTGCAACTTTTTCGCAACTCTCACTTTCACAACAATCgatgtaacacttagcgatctgatcaatatcctgcactgtatcctgacgtttgaagtaataagaagaacaaggaaactgcgattgtcagctcccgaggttttgtgccggcgatctagattgattaagggctttcctcgtatatcccgTGTCACCCCTTTTACTTTCTGCTCATTATTTGATCATAGATATAACTCAatatcctgagctatatcctgaaactgtttttacaaacaagTTAACAAACATATTTCCGATACACTTTTTTAGCActctacctcacttaactaatttgatcactaaattgctaagcaatttttgaccaaaacaacttgTATACGAACCTAATatattggtaaccataatagggtgtGGTTGACCAACTTAACACAAATagtttatctgccgagcaaagcATAGGTGAGTTGACACAGTTTACTAAAAGCAtgtattcccggtggttgggagcTTCACTTTCCTTGGTTTGGGAATGCCTAGTTTTCCTGGTTTGGAATACTGTTAGCTTCATTTTCCCTGGTTTAGGGATTTCCTAGTATTCCTTGTTTGGAATACTGTTAAATGCTATTTATATTTCATGTCTTAGcgtactaaacgaaactctaacACGAAGTCCCCACATTctataccgattaatcgccgggccTAATGAACGGGATATTAGTTGATAGAGCTTTTAGGTTTCACTAACTTCACATCGTGCCTTGGAGGACGTGTGTGAACTAGTATGCCATGGAAACCGTCAATGATAATAGACATTGGTAAACGGGGCAACACAACGCAATAGTTGCAAGTATTCGGTACTACGAAGTTTAGTatcttacagatggggtagctccccacaacatGATTATAAATGAGTAATTTAACAACATATGTTTTTGGAAATTAAACTGGAAAACCATGAACTCGCTAACTTTAagttgacaccctactgcatgctttgcaggttgcttgGTATAGCTACAACGGATGTTGCAATCGGCTGGAGTGTGTGGTTTGTAAGCTCATGTTAATGTATATTTAAAGAACTTGTGGTTTTAAGTTATAACGGGTTCTCATAATATTCCGCTGCTAAAgtaaactttatttttggacttATAAACACTAATCACCAATCTTGTTGATTGTGATAAATTATAACTTACGTAAACGGTTCAACaagattagtggctagatcctggtcagtcacacgcctcaaGGTAATACTCCGtttgtggattttgagggtgtgacacgtCTAGGACCTCATGCTTCTGGGACCCCACTTGCAAGTTATGAAAATGCCAAGTGTTCATTTTTTATTGGGTATCAAGGAAGGGATTTCCAAAGACTCATTCCATGCATGATGAGTCGCTCCTAGGACTCATGAGATGGCCAAATCTGAAAATGGTTGTGGTCAATCGCCATTTTTGTAATTACCCCAGTAAACAACTCTGTTAACGATTTTACTTAAAGAAAacatataatataaaaaaaaacaacttgtgttataaaataaagagttaatttcccggatagtccatgtggtttgccattttttcatctttagtcctcaacttttcaaaatagcatgtttgctccctatggtttgctCAGTTAATtttgtatgaaatgtcataactACCCTTTATAcataagttaaaaaaacaaaaattaattaataaatattatGGGGCCCACCTCACCCCATCACTACCCAACCCCCCTTCTCCACCCAAACCTGCAACCACACTTCCTCCACCCAAACCCACTTCTGTCACCCAACATCCTCTCGTCATCACCTTCCACAAACCTCCGACCACCACCCTCCCATAACCCCCGACCACCACCACTCCGACCACTACCATATCACCACCGAACATCCTCCCATCCCCATCATTCATCCCCACCTTGCCGTAGATCCATTCTCCAACCACTCTCGTTTTTTTGGCCACATTGCCGACGACCACACACCACCGCACCCTTCCACTACCCACCCCTCCTCCACACCACCACCGACTTCTACTCCCTCCTCCACCACCTTTGTATAACCATCGTATCACCACCCATTCCATCACCCATTACCACCGTATCCCCTCCGTCCACCCAAACCCACACCCCCCGTATTACCACCTTTACCACCCATTCTACCAGCCTCCATATCACCACCTTTAGCAGCCATTTCGTCAGCTTCCTATCACCACCGTATCATCACCTTTGTatcaccacccaacaccacaatATCACCAACAAACTAATCACCTCAACCGATCTTCTTTTGGCTATACCTGCGAGACACCACCTGCGGCGGTGGGACTAGAAGACCGTCTCTCTCTCGGATGACCAAAAACGGGCCGGAACTCTTATCTGACTCCATCTCTCTTGTAAAACAGATCTTCAATTTTTTTATGTGTGGGGTTGTGTAATAAGACAATTGGGCAATTGGTTTTGTGGGTTTGTGTAAGAAGACAGTGGCAAGAAAAATGTGAATGTGGTGGCCAACGTTAAAGACCACCGGAGAAGAATATGGGTCGGTGGAGGATGGAGGGTAAGTTTTTAATTTAAATATGTGGGGCCTACTTAATGTGTTACATGTATTATTAGAATTTtattaatgtttttattatttgttaataagaaagggtaatttggtcatttcatACAAAATTAACTGAGCAAACTAACTGCCATCCAATCCAGGGACTATCTGAGTAATAAGTGAGCAAACCATACGGAGCAAACATGctattttgaaaagttggggactaaagatgaaaaaatggcaaaccacaaggactatccgggcaattaactctaaaataaaATTATTGATAGATGTTAAATTTGAAATGTAGTGTCCGTAAATGGTTGTGGTCAATGGCTATTTTTGTAATTAACCCAGTAAACAACTCCGTTAACTATTTTACTTAAAGAAAacatataatacaaacaaacaatttgtgttataaaataaaattattgATAATGTTAAAGTTGAAATGTAATGTCCGTAACTTAATTATCCTTTTCTAAGATTAATAGTTTCGATCAATCTATTTTTTTGACTCTAGATTATGCGACACACAGTTATGGAGGATGATGACCATGAAAAATAGCAATGACATAACTTTTGCCGGTTGAACTACTAAGCCAttcttttgcattgactttggtAAAACTTGTTGCATCTAGGTAGACATTCATTCATGTGTGGAGACTGGAGAGACCAGACCATGCTTAGGCTAGTGGGTATGGGGTCCGTCCCTATACCCGTCTTGGATCGTCGCCGGCAGCAAGGCATCCCGCCCCCTCCCGTCACCGTCTTCCACGTCGAGGAATGGACGTTCAGGACGATCCAATATGGTGGGCCCCCTTTTTATCAAGTTGCAACTCTTAGGCTTAAGTGATTTGTACATTAGGCTGGTGGTACTTGTACAtagtggtggggtaggatcatcctcccataccctctagttttgtgggatggaccatccttgggaggactatgacgtggcgcctacttagcggatcatcctccaagggaggaccatcaccataccctctgGCCCAGGGGCGGACCTAGTGTAGTCCGAGGCGTAGCCCGGGCTATGGCTCAACTTTTATCCGTtactgtaaaaaaaaaaaaaatttccgaTTTTTATACTAAGGACACCCCTCAACAACAATTAGGATACCCCTCAAAAAAAATTTTACAAACAGAAATTAAGCCCAAAAAATACTGATTATATTAGCCCAAATAACCAAATGATAGCCCAATACTAGttagcacaaaaaaaaaaaaataacccaAGTACCCAACAGTGCATATGCATGGGGCGGCAGATTCATTGCAGGGATAATCAAAAGTCACGAAGACTGAAGACACGAAGTCATGAACAGAATTCGCAGGTCCTTGAGCCCTTCGCTGATTTGCTGCATCTCGCACATCGTAGGAGGATTACAATCGAAGTCACAAAACTCACGAACTCACAAAGATTCGCAGAAGGATTATTGGATTAACTCACAGATTCCGGCATTCCGCATTCGGCAATCGGCTCCGGCTGTCCGCCTCCTCTCATCGGCCATCGCAGATTTGCAGGAGGttgtttgaattttgatacttTCATTAGTTTTCTACTGTTGAGTGTTGATTAATGATTAGTTTTATTAATATTAGTTAATGTTCTAGTTTGATAACTTTGATTagtttcttttttattgtttcagtttttttttttaattgtttgattgtttgaataATTGAATTGATTGTGTGATTGTTTGAATTGTTTGAAGTGATGATGAAACCAAAATTCAAAAAACAAGCTTTAATTGGGAACTTTTTCTAAACCGAGTAGGCTGAACGCTGAAGTCGCTGAACAACAAGGATACCAAGTCGCTGAACACGGGCTGAAGGTGTCGCTGATGATCATTGATCGCTGCTGATTGCTGAAACAGTTCAGAACAATAATCATCGAACAGGCTGATTGGCTGAAGTCGCTACTGTTGTGCTAATTGTGAGTTGTGAGTattctttatttcttttcttcttgagttcttgaattgtttaatttcgatctaaaaattaaaaataaaccaAGCCCAATCTAAAATCTAAAAACTTATTGCCAATATTAATTCATAAAACCTAGCCCAAATGTGATATGCTCAATATTGATTCGTTAACCTAAATACTAATAActtaaaaaaactagtttataaaatttaattcgGCAAGGCCTAAGGGCCTTTTTTTGGCTCACCCAGGGCACTTGAATTTTCAGGATCGGCCCTGCCCCGTAATgtaagtaaaaaaaattatgttctATAAATGTATCGTAAAAaaatttgggatacccctgaatatTTCTTCTAGTTCCGTCACTGCTCTGGCCTTATGTAAGTTACGTATGAGTGGTTTGGTTTTTAAGAAAACAATTTGTACTCTGTTTTCATTATGAAAAAAATGCTCATCAAATCATTCTATTCAAATTTAATATTGAATAACAAAAAGGGTCACGAACATAAAAAATACGGATCAATGTGTTCATAGCTTATTCACTTTCTTTTTATATTAATGTGCGCAAAGCTGACTCGGCATCTTGATGTGGTTGGCCAACATAGAGCTTAAGTTAACATTTCTTCAGTAAAACTAACCTTTATTTTCTGTGACTTAACTTCCTTGTTAAGCTCCTGAAAGAGAGGTTAAAAACATTTCAATTGTCATAGATCAAAGTATCGGTCCTCTTCGAGCTTATTAGTCGCGAACAAAGTCAAAATACTTGGATTATAAATAAGAAAAAATGTAATAAAATGCCATGGGCTCGTTGAAATTGGCGTTAGGAGTGTATTTGTTGCTTGATGTTCGAATGTttgataaaatataaaaaattaagtAATTAATCTGGACAACCCTTTTGTTAGATCATaataagggcatgtttggctaagcttttagaaacaacttattgacttattggctttttgaaaagtcataagctgcAAAATGATGTTCGGCaatgagggtgtatgtgaggggaaaaagccaataagtcaataagtcactttatactgatttttccaaaaaaccaataagtcaataactTGTTTGAAAAGcgtagccaaacatgccctaaatgtCTCAAATtatatttatcattttttgcaCCCTTTGATAATTTGAAACTAATTATTTGACCACATAGTCTGATCCACAATATAATTACCCCTAAAAATTTTATAGCAACTAATGACATTCGGTTTCTAAACACACATATTATTACACCCAACCACCTAAAATCTTTCAGATTATTGTACTATTAACACACTGCAAACTGTAGGATCGATATTGACGAtctaatgagtcaatcagagcagAAATACCACTGTTTATGCGGCGGAATCACACAAACATTTTGAATCAAAGAGAATAGAGTAGAAATAGACAGAGAATCACTTTAAACACCGTTTCTCATTAAATGATCACAGAAAAATttggcagcagttcggctacaacTTGGACATTCGGTACCAAATGAGAAACTGACACGACTATATATAGTGGGGCTAtgtccgctccaaatgacacattgtcatttcgggcggaatcaacatctactgatttcgctcaaaatgacaacgtgtcatttcgagcggaatcacaacatTAAACTATAAAACTAACATTTAGACCCCTACACTATACATAATTGACATatttgacccctagaccctatacaaacATGATtaagactaagacgtaggctttagacatagtcttcagtcttggtcttcggGTCTTCAGCAAGTTCCTCAACCTATCAttatctttctttcttttcttttcttcttcagtctgAATATTCATCCGCTTTCCTCTGTTTGCTTCAAGCTTCTTTCGTTCACGTTCagccttcttcttttctttctcttcgaGCGACCACCATTTTGAATTCCATTTACTATCAGAATTTATGCCTTTCTGAAAGCAAATAGATACCACTTGTTGAAACTGCATTGCTTGTTCATGGTCTTCAGACTGAAAATGGATCTTATTTATGAATAAAAATTCCATATCTTTGGCCGAGCAATTCactaaccacatcgggtcgtAAACATATATCTCTCTTATCTCCCTTCCAGCTCGATAAGTAATAACAGCCTCAGTTGAAATGCAACTATATACCCAGCCCAAGAAGCCTTTGTAGAAATCCTGCTCCATCTTCGGCACTGGTATATTCTTCATTGCCTTCGGCTTTTTCACGTTCAGGATAGTCTCCTCAACCCCTGTTACTGGATCTACCCTTTGAACTCTCTTCGGGTAATGCGGCTTCTAGTGTCAGTAATTCTTCAAGGATTCAAACTTTATGTATCCCCACATCGCAACATCATTCTTTCGTACAGGATACCCTAAAGTTCTCACTTTCGATAACTCTTCGACATCCCACCACGGTAGAGACATCACGTCATACAGACGTTCAAAATACTGTACTCCAAACTCTCTTCTGATCGCATAAGCATTAACATGAGGTAGGAAACCCCAGCTAATGATATCACTGAGTGAAATACTTCGATCTCTCTGATAATATTTCAACGACCTTTTGAACTTTCTTTCATGACTATCTTTAAACCACTTTTGCCGTTCTTCCTTCTGCATGTCTTTAGGAGTACCATCGAAATTTTTGTCCTTCAAAATCTCAGCTACTTTCCTTCTCAGTTCATCTCGATTCTCTTCAGTAAAGAACTCCATCAGTGTAGGAAACTGAGAAGTATCTTCATTTACACTCTCGTCATCAGTACAATCTTCAACCTCAACCCTATCATACACATCAGCATCCTCTACATACTTATACTCATACTCGGGTTGATGGTTGATGTCGAACGCATTCAATTCATCTTCAATATCAAACT
This genomic stretch from Helianthus annuus cultivar XRQ/B chromosome 8, HanXRQr2.0-SUNRISE, whole genome shotgun sequence harbors:
- the LOC110870156 gene encoding FK506-binding protein 5-like — encoded protein: MDDVVNENKLLAAESKKVADREKILEMRVRVAELEEEKTCRDEQNKYFVLKNKELEAAKALKEHEFYMLNKVVENMLGKPIEQRFEEIEVEEVRAKRQAEIEALMKDKGKNAEGCVAVAERSIVPSLVVENPVPISSVSVIFEEDVSLEDLAGDDDEEDDEDDDEGSDDEEDDDDEKVFSASSHGSDDDNDDDDNQGGMGIKVTEQSSERTVDDYLNDSVNEETEGVDGKGEHGDNQNVEQVEKLILRVEPHLEEGEHKHTYTLDDIKEMTRMVDPDFKFDIEDELNAFDINHQPEYEYKYVEDADVYDRVEVEDCTDDESVNEDTSQFPTLMEFFTEENRDELRRKVAEILKDKNFDGTPKDMQKEERQKWFKDSHERKFKRSLKYYQRDRSISLSDIISWGFLPHVNAYAIRREFGVQYFERLYDVMSLPWWDVEELSKKPHYPKRVQRVDPVTGVEETILNVKKPKAMKNIPVPKMEQDFYKGFLGWVYSCISTEAVITYRAGREIREIYVYDPMWLVNCSAKDMEFLFINKIHFQSEDHEQAMQFQQVVSICFQKGINSDSKWNSKWWSLEEKEKKKAERERKKLEANRGKRMNIQTEEEKKRKKDNDRLRNLLKTRRPRLKTMSKAYVLVLIMFV